CTCCTCATCGGTCAGGGTGAACCCGAACGCCTCGTAGATCCGGCGCGCCGACACCAGTACATCGTTGGTCCACAACGTGATCCGCCGGTAGCCGGCCTCGCGAGCGAAGGTCAGGCACCTCTCGACCAGGAGGGTGCCGACGCCGAGGCCGCGGGCGGCCGGGGTGACGAGCAGGATCCGCAGCTTGGCCACCCCGGGTTGGTCGCCCGCGACACAGAAGACGCATCCCGCCCGTTCGCCCTCGACCTCGGCGATCCAGGCCGCTTCCCGGGCCGGGTCGTGGTCGACGGCGTAGTCGGCCACGATCCTGGCGACCAGCGCCTCGAAGTCGGTGTCCCAGCCGAACTGCTGGTCGTAGACCTCGCCGTGGGCCATCACCACCCAGCCCAGATCGCCGGGGCGCTCCGCCCGGCGTACGACGACTCGCGGCTGCTGCTCCTGCTGTGACATGGGTTGCCCCTTCCGGCTCCCTGCCGACGGGTGCCTACTGACACGACTGTTTCAGTGGCGGGTAGGCTACCCCCATGTCCCAGGACACGACAACGCCGTCCGCCCGGAAGACGGAGCTGTTGGAAGCCGCCTACCGGTACGTGCTCGAGCACGGCCTGGCCGACCTGTCCCTTCGGCCGCTGGCCGCGGCCATCGGCTCCAGCCCACGGGTGCTGATGTTCCTGTTCGGCAACAAGGACGGCCTGGTACGGGCGCTGCTGGCGCGGGCCCGCGCCGACGAGCTGGCGATCCTGGACCGTCTCGGACAGACCAGCCACGGAGCACCCGTCGGCCTGGTCCCGGCGGTCGAGCAGGTCTGGGCGTGGCTCGCTGCCGAGGAGCATCGGCGCCTGCTGCGGCTGTGGGCCGAGGCGTACGCCCGCTCCCTCGTCGAGCCCGACGGCGCGTGGGGCGGATTCGCCCGGGCGACCGTGGACGACTGGCTCGCCGTCCTGGCCGCGTGTCAACCACAGCCCGAGCGGGACAGCGAGGAGGGTGCCGCTCGCCGCACCCTGGCGCTCGCGGTGCTCCGGGGCGCGCTGCTCGACCTCCTCGCCACCGGGGACCAGCACCGGGTCACTGCCGCGGTCCGGCACCACCTCACCGTCACCGCTGGAACGGCCACTCCTCGAACGATTGGCAGCGCCCGTCCTCGGCGAAGCGCATGATCCAGAGGTCGCGGTACTCCTGGTCGACCGGGTCGCCGTACCTGACCTCCACGCGCGCCACTGCGGTGTCGCCCTCGACCGCGACGATCTCCCTGGTCATCTCGAACACCTCGTCGGGGCCGTCGCGCTCGCTCTCCCACATCCGAGCGATGGCCGGCAGGCCGATGAGCGGTGCCCGGTAGGGCCCCTGCAGATAGCGCGCGTCCGCGGTGAAGATGCGGGCGAGCGCGGCCGTGCCCGGCGTCCGCCACGCCTCGTCGTAGGCCGCGAGCCAACCGGTCACCTGCTTCCTGTCCACGGCTCCACCCTGCCATTCCAGAGACCGGGTTGCGGCGGAGTCGGCCAGCCGCGAGGGGACTCCCGCCTCAGCGCTGCACCGCGCCGATCCGCAGGCGGTTGCCATCCGGGTCCGTCACCTCGAACTCACGTCCCCAGTCCTGCTGCTCGACCCGGTCCACCCCGCAGGCCGCCGCCGCGGCGTCGAGGTCGTCGACGTAGAGGTACAACAACGTCCCCGGCCGGGCGTCCCCGGTGTGCTCCGAGAGGTGGATCTCCAGGGCGCCCCGGGCGATGCTCACGTACAGCGGCAGCTCCGGGGCGAACCGGTGCTCCCACTGCTTCCGGAAACCGAGCCGGGCGTACCAGGCCGCGGCGGCGTTCGCGTCCGCGGTGCGCAGGACAGGCGCGAGGCGTTCGTTCATCCGGCCAGTGTGGACCGACGAGGACGGGGCCGGCAATGCCGGCCGGTCAGGCCGACGGGAGGCGGACCTCCGGTAGGCCCAGCCAGGACGCCAGCGCCGTCAGTTCCTCGCGTAGCGCCGCCGTCAGCTCCGGCGGGAACGGGACGTCCTCGTGGATCGCGTGGACCCGCAGCACTTTGGCCTTCCGGTCGGCCGTGGCGTCCACCTTGCCGACCAGCCGCTCGTGGTGCAGCACCGGCAGCGCGAAGTAGCCCCAGCGCCGCTGCGCCTTCGGCACGTACATCTCCAGGCGGTACTCGAAGTCGAAGAGTTCGAGGGCCCGTTGGCGGTCGTGCACCAGCCGGTCGAACGGGGACAGCAGGGCGGTGCGCCCGGTGAACGGCGCGCCGTCGAGCGCCGCCGGGTCGACCCGCCACACGCCGGACGTACCCTCGATCTCGGCCGGCTCGCCGGCCGCGCCGACCACCACGGGGCGGGCGACGCCGAGCGAGCGGAGCAGTCGCTCGTCGCGCCTCCGGCGGGCCTCCTCGGCGGGGACGATCGGCGTGCCGGGCGGGTAGACCCGCTCGGCCAGGTCCCACGTCCGCTGCCGTCCGACCCGGCCGGATATGGCCACCTCGCCGCGCGCGTTGAGGAACTCCAGCAGCTGGGTGACGTTGCGGTTGTTGGTCCAGCCGGTCGACGGCCACGGCACGACACTGCGGTCCGGCACGTCCCGGCTCAGCAGCGGGCCGGAGTCGCGCAGCAGGTCGAGCACGTACCGCCGGAACGCGTCGTTGGCCGCCAGCCAGTCGCGCCGGCGGGCGTCCTCCGGCCAGGCGGCCGTCTCGGCGAGGTGCAGCCCCAGGTCGGCCATCGGCCGCACCATCGCTCGTTGCTCGAAGAGGGCGCGCTCCTCCTCGAGGGCCCGGGTCAGGTGACTCGGCTGGTACGCGGCGCCGAGTCGGGTCCAGGCGACCAGGTCGGCGTTGGGCGCGACGGCGGCGGTCGGGTCCAACTGGAGGAACGTCAACCGGTCCACCACCGCGCGCAGGTCGGTGGGGCGGTGCGCGTCGAGCAGTTGGGCCCGGACGGCGACGCGGCGGGCGGTGGCGCGGTCGAGCCGGTGCGTGGTCACGGGGCGAGGTTAGTACCGGGTGCCGACATCCTCGACACCCTATGTAGAGTTCCGATAGAGTTCGACCCATGCGGATGACCATCCCGGTGGCGAAGGTGCTCTCCGCGCTCGTCGCCGATCCCGAGGCCCCGCGCTACGGACTCGACCTGATGAAGCTCACCGGCCTGCCCAGCGGCACCCTCTACCCCGTCCTGCACCGGCTGCAGGCCGCCGGCTGGCTCAGCGCCAACTGGGAGGACGTCGACCCGGTCGCCGCCGCCCGGCCTGCCCGTCGCTACTACCGGCTCACCGCCGAGGGCGTCCGGGCCGCCCGGCAGGCGCTGGCCGAGTTGCGCGCGCTCGCCCCGGACCGTCACGGGTTCCAGGGCGGTGCCGAGCCGACGGGTGCCCCGGCGTGGTGACCCGGCGGCTGGCCGCGTACCTGCTGCGCGCGGCGGTGCGGCGCTGGCCGGCGGAGCTGCGCAGCGAGCTGTCCCGGGAGTGGGACGCCGAGCTGCACGTGCTGGCGGAGCGGGGGGAGCGGTGGCGGATGCTGCGCTTCGCCGGCAGCCTGGCCGTCAGCCGCGCCAGCGAGCCGGTCGCCGACCGGCCCCGGTTCGACGCCCGGGCCTGCCGGACGGCGGCGACCCTGCTGCTGGCCCCGCCGGCCTGCCTGATCATCATTCTGGCCTCGGGCCTGCTGATGAACATCGCGGTCAACCAGGCCTTTGCCCCGGCGCAGTGGCTGACCGACGCCCAGCCGTCGATGCTGACCGTCCTCACGGCCGGCCTCGCGATGCTGCTGGCCTGGCTCGCCTACGCCAGCGCCGTCCGCGGCGCCCGCACCGGCCCGGTCCGTACCGCGCTCGGCATCGTGCTGCCCATCGGCCTGACCGCCGTCGGTGCGGAGTACGCCTTGAACACGACCACCGACGACCTGGTCCGCGTCGCGCCGGCCCTGCTGGTGTGGCTCCCCGGACTCACCCTGGTGCTCCACCTCGTGGGGGCGCTCGCCGTCCGAGGCCGCACCCGGGCCGCCTGGTGGGTCGGCGTGCTGTGCGCGCTCGCCCTCGCCGACCTCGCCGTGGCGCTCATGGTGATCAACCACATCCCCGGCGGTCCGGAGACCGTCATCGACGGGGTGGCGCAGGCCGACACCATCGACCGGATCTCCGCGCCACTGTGGCTCGTCACCAGCTTGACCGACTCGTCCCTCGGACTACCCCGACCGACACCGTCGGAGATCTTCCTGATCAGCGACCTGGTGGAGCTGCAGCCCTTCCTCTACCTGGCCTGCACCCCGTACGCGCTGGCGTACGCCGTCGGCGCGGCGCGGGCGGACCGGTCTCAGGCGGACCAGCTGGCGATTCGGCCCGTCCGCTCGTAGTGCCGGGCCAGCTCCGCGTCGATCCGCCCGGCGCGGTCCTCGGTGAGCACCACCCTGGGGTCCTGCCACTGGCGCGCGGTGAGCATCCGGTGGCGCAGGCCCGCCGGGGGATGGGTGGTGAACAGCGAGGTGTCCTCCCGGATGGAGAGCTGGCGCACCAGCGGCAGCCGTTCGGCCGCCCCGTCCAGCGAGCGGGCCAGCCCCGCCCGCCAGGTGGCCGCTCCGTGCCCGCCCCGGGCTCCCTGGCGGACCACCAGCGCCACCGACTCCTCGCTCAGCAGCACGTCGAGCAGGCGGGTGGCCCCCGCCGTGCCGGCCACCCGGGCGGACATCTCGTCGGCCAGGTACTCGGCCCGCTGGCTGTCCCGCAGCGCGGTGGCGACCAGCACCAGGTGACCGACGAAGAGCAGCTTGGACAGCGTCCAGGACACCATCCGGCCCAGCCACTCGCCGATCAGCTCCAGGATCCCGCCGCCCTGGACGCCGCCCGCCGGACGGAACAGGTCAGCGGCGGTGCCGAGCATGGTCAACGCCGGCTGGGTCACCGGCCCGCGCCGGACGTCGCCGTTGACGAAGTGGCCGAGCTCGTGGCCGAGCAGCGCCACCCGCGTCTGCCCGTCGAGCGCGCCCCACAGCGGCAGCCCCAGGGCGAGCACCCGCCGCCGGCGCAGCCCCACCGAGGTCGCGTACGCGTTGATGTCGCTGTCGACGCCGATGACGTGCGGCACCGGCGCGCCGAGCGCGCCCGCCACCTCCTCGACCAGGGCGTGCAGCTCGGGCGCCTCGTCGCGGGTGAGCACCTCCAGGTCCGGGTCGATCCGGCCGAACCGGGGCCGCAGCGCCACCGCCAGCGCGATCAGCGCCACCCCGAAGACGACCGCGAAATTCGGGAACGGGTACGCGAAGAGCAGCCAGACCCCGGCCGCCGCCAACGCCAGCACCCCCGCCAGGAGCAGCAGCGAGACGCCGACCGTCAGCACACCGGCCAGGCCCGGCCCGGACGACTCCAGCGGGCGGGCGACGAGCGCGGCGTACTGGTGTCGGGTGAGCCGGGCCGCGAGCCGGTGGGTCCGCCGGTCGATCCAGGACCAGCCGAACTCGCGCGCCTGGCGGGCCCGGTCGTAGCCGTCGAGATTCCATTCGCAACCGGCGCACCAGGGCATCGCCTCGTGGATCGACACCGTCGCCGCGCCGCACTCCGGACAGGCCCCCGTACCGGCCATCGTGGTGATCATGACCGCCGATCCTCGCCGGGATCGCCCGCCGGGGATACCGGCCGTTCGGCGGACCCGGTCAGCTCGGACAGGGCAGCCGCTCCAGCGCGGCCGGGGCGCCGGCCCGGCGTACCACCTGGGCGAAGCACCCCTCGGCGGTGGCCCGCTGCCAGCCGAACACCGACGCGGCGGTCTTCGCCACGCGTACCCGGAAGACCAGTCGGACCCCGGCGGGGTCGGCCGCCACGGTCAGCACCTCGACCCCCGCCACGGCGCCCGCGGCGTCCCGCAGGGCGGTCTCCCGCGCGGCCGGCTCGGCCAGCAGGGCAGCCCTGGTGCGCTGGGCGGTGGCCGTCACCTCGCGCTCGGCGCGGCGCTCCAGCCGCTGCTGGGACCGGTCCCGCAGGAGGGGCGGGGCCACCGCGGCACCCACCGCGGCGAGCACCACGAGCACCGTGCCGGCGACCAGCCAGCGTCGCCGGTGTGCCGAGCGTCCTCCCCCGTACCGCACCCGGGGATTGTCCGACACCGACCGGCCACCCGGCTGCCCCGTCTTTCGCCGTTTCGCCTCCGCACCCGATCGGGCACGTCTACTGTGGAGGACATAGACGACTATTTCGGGCGTTCCGGTGGCGGCCGGGCGGAACCCGGTGCACAGTGATCGAATGAGCGACAACGGAAGTGGTGGGCACTACTACTGGTGCACGCGACACCACCGGGTCGAGACCGATGCCGACGTGTGTCCCGCGAAGCACGTTCTCGGACCGTACGCCTCAGCCGCCGACGCGGAGAACGCCCTGCAGCAGGTGCGGGAGCGCAACGAAGCGTGGGACGCGGAGGACGCCCGTTGGGCCGGGGAGGAGAGGTAGACGGCGCGGGACGGCCCGCGTCGAGGTGATCCGTGCTCCGCGAGGGCGAGAGCACGTCCCCAAGGAGGGAACCGAGATGGCCGTAGCACAGCAGGCCACCACCCGCCCAGCGGCGAAAGGTACCACCCCGAAGAAGACCACCGCGGCGAAGCGCACCGTCGGTGGAGCCACCGCCCGGACGGCGACGGTCACCAAGGCCTCCCCGAACGCCTCCGGCGCCGGCGCCGGTCGGGTGCCCGCGAAGAAGGCGGTCGGCCGGAAGGCCGCCGCGAAGAAGGTCGTGTCGGCGGCGCGGACGGCCCCCGCGAAGAAGGCTCCGGCCACGAAGACCACCGCGAAGAAGGCGCCCGCCAAGAAGGCCACCGCGCGGAAGACCACCGCGGCGGCGAGGAAGGCCCCGGCGAAGAAGACCACGGCGGCCGCGAAGAAGGCGCCCGCGAAGAAGACCACGGCGGTGGCGAAGAAGGCCCCGGCGAAGAAGACCACGGCGGCCGCGAAGAAGGCGCCCGCGAAGAAGACCACGGCGGTGGCGAAGAAGGCCCCGGCGAAGAAGACCACCGCGGCCGCGAAGAAGGCCCCGGCGAAGAAGACCACCGCGGCGGCGAAGAAGACCACGGCCGCGAAGAAGGCGCCCGCCAAGAAGACCACGGCGGCGGCGAAGAAGGCACCCGCGGCCAAGAAGGCGCCGGCGAAGAAGACGACCGCCGCGAAGAAGACCACGGCGGCGAAGAAGACCACGGTGAGGAAGACGACCGCGGCGACCCGCCCGAGCGGGGGCGCCCGCACCGCGGCGGCGAAGAAGGCGCCGGCGCGGAAGGCCACCGGCACCTCCGCCACCACCGCGCGCAAGGCGGCGGGAAGGAGGGCCGCCGGGGCCGTGGGCCCGGTCGAGGCCAGGACGAGCACCTCGACCGGCACCCACAAGCGGGTCACCGCCGCCCGCAAGCCGGCCGGCACCCGGGTGGTCGCGGGCCGGTCGACGGCCAAGCCGGCGAGCACCCGGCGGACCACCGCCTGACCACCCGGCTCGCCGCCCACCGTCGCGCCGCCGCGTCGGGGGAGCGGATCACGCGCCGCGCTGTCAGGATTGACCCCGTGGTGATCCGACGTGTACTGGCGCCCCGCATCGACTTCGGCGCGCTGCGCCGCGAGCTGGGACTGCCCGAGCGATTCCCGGCCGCGGCGCAGCGCGAGGCCGACGAGGCGGCGGCCGCGCCGCTGCCCGCGGCCGCCGATCGCACCGACGTCCCGTTCGTCACGGTCGACCCGGCGGCGTCCCGCGACCTCGACCAGGCGATGCACCTCGGCCGCCGCCCCGGTGGCGGTTTCCGGGTCCGGTACGCCATCGCCGACGTCGCCACCCACGTCCGCCCCGGTGGCGCGCTGGAGGAGGAGACCTGGCGCCGGGGGCAGACCGTCTACCTGCCCGACGGCAACGTGCCGCTGCACCCGCACACGCTCAGCGAGGGCGCCGCCAGCCTGCTGCCCGACGCCGACCGGGCAGCGGTGCTCTGGACCATCGACCTCGACGCCGACGGCGGCACGGTCGGCGTCGCGCTGGAACGTGCCCGGGTACGCAGCCGGGCCAAGCTCGACTACGTCGGCGTCCAGGCCGCCGCCGACGCCGGCCGGCTGCCCGAGCCGATCGCCCTGCTGCCCGAGATCGGCGCCCTGCTCACCGCCCGCGGGCTGCGCCGGGGCGCGGTCAACCTGCCGCTGCCCGAACAGGACGTCGAGCCCGACGGCGACGGCTGGCGGCTGGTGCTGCGCGGGCCCGGCCCGATGGAGGACCACAACGCCCAGATCTCCCTGCTGACCGGGATGGCCGCCGCCGAGATCATGCTCGCCGGCCGGATCGGGCTGCTGCGGACCATGCCGCCACCCCGCCCCGAGGCGGTGGAGCGGCTGCGGCTGGCCGCCGGCCCGCTGGGCGTGCACTGGCCGGCGGGGACGTCCGTCGGTGAGGTGCTCGCCGGGCTGGACGCCTCCCAGCCCCGGGCGGCGGCCTTCATCGACCAGGCGGCCGAGCTGATGCGCGGGGCCGCGTACACCGCCTTCGACGGCGAGCTGCCGGAGCAGCCGGAGCACGGCGGGGTGGCGGCCGCGTACGCCCACGTGACGGCCCCGCTGCGCCGGCTCGCCGACCGGTACGCGACCGAGGTCTGTCTCGCCCTGCACGAGGGCCGGGAGGTGCCGGACTGGGTACGCGCCGCGCTGCCGAAGCTGCCGGAGGTGATGGCGAGCACCGACCGGACCGCGTCGGCGGCCACCCGGGGCGCGGTCGAGCTGGCCGAGGCGGTGCTGCTGGCCCACCGGGTGGGGGAGACGTTCGAGGCGGCGGTGCTCGACGTGGACGCGCCCCGGCCGGCCGCCGAGGTGCCCCGCCAGCCGGGGCAGGCGCAACCCGGGCGGCCGGGCACGGACGGCGGGGACAGACCCGCCCGCCCGTCCGGGAACGGCGGCCGGCCGGGCCGGCCGCCGGGCGGAACGGTCGCGCTGGACGAGCCGCCGGTCCGCGCCCGCTGCCTCGGCGAGCTGCCGCTCGGCGACCGGGTCCCGGTCCGCCTGGTCACCGCCGACCCGGTCGAGCGGAAGGTCCTCTTCGAACGCGCCTGACCCCCGCAGCGGGGATTGTCACAGGGCCTGGCCGCCCGGCCGCCCGATGACTTTTGCGAGGATGGCCGCATGGCTTACGACGCGACCACGCTGCCCGACGTCTCCGGGCTGACCGTCGGCATCATCGGGGGCACCGGGGATCAGGGGCGCGGGCTCGCCTACCGGTTCGCCCGGGCCGGGCAGACCGTGCTGATCGGCTCCCGCTCCGCCGAGCGGGCGGCGGCGGCCGCCGCCGAGATCGCCGCGCTGCCCGGCGTGCCGGCCGGCGCCGCGGTGGCGGGTGCGGACAACGACGAGGTCGCCCGCCGCAGCGACGTGGTGGTCATCGCGGTCCCGTGGGACGGGCACGCCGCCATCGTCGCTGCCCTGGCCGGTCCGCTGGTCGGCAAGATCGTGGTCGACTGCGTCAACCCGCTCGGCTTCGACAAGCAGGGTCCGTACGCGCTCGCGGTCCCCGAGGGCAGCGCCGTCCAGCAGGCCGCCGCGCTGCTGCCCGAGTCCCGGGTCTGCGCCGCGTTCAATCACGTCTCCGCGCCGCTGCTGGCCGACCCGGAGATCGACCGGATCGACCTGGACGTGCTGATCTGCACCGAGGACCGGGAGCTGGTCGGGGTGGTCGCCGCGCTCGCCGCCCGGATCCCCGGCATGCGGGGCATCTACGCCGGCCGGCTGCGCAACGCCCACCAGATCGAGGCGTTCACCGCCAACCTCATCGCGATCAACAAGCGGTACAAGGCGCACGCCGGGATCCGGGTCACCGACCTGTGACGTCGCACCCGTGCGGCACCATCGCCGCATGGAGTGGCAACTGGTGATCGACTGTAGGGAGCCGTCGCGGCTCGCCGCGTTCTGGGCGGAGGCCCTGCGCTACCGTCCACAGCCGCCGCCGGCCGGGCACACCACCTGGCGGGAGTGGTATCTCTCGGTCGGCATCCCGGCCGAGGAGCTCGGCGAGGGCGACTGCCTGGACCGCCTGGAGGACCCGACCGGTGCCGGGCCGCGGATCTGGTTCCAGCCGGTCCCCGAGCCGAAGTCCGTCAAGAACCGGCTGCACATCGACCTGAAGGTCGGTGGCGGACGGGCGGTGCCGCTGCCCCGGCGACGGGCGAGCGTCGACGCGGAGGTGGCGCGGCTGACGGGGCTGGGGGCCACGGTGCTCGGCCGGATGGACGATCCGGGGAACGACCACTACGCGGTGCAGCTCGCCGACCCGGAGGGCAACGAGTTCTGTGTGGTCTGACCGGTTCGGGCGGTGCGGCCCGGAAGCCGCACCGCCCGGCGGTCCTCAGAAGGTGTGCTCGGCGGCCGGGAACTGCCCGCCCCGGACCTCCTCGGCGTAGCGGCGGGTGGCGTCGGTCAGCACGCCGGCCAGGTCGGCGTAGCGCTTGACGAAGCGCGGCGCCTTGCCGGTGCGCAGCCCGGCCATGTCCTGCCAGACCAGCACCTGGGCGTCGGTGTCCGCGCCGGCTCCGATGCCGACGGTGGGGATCCGCAGCTCGGCGGTGATCCGCTTGGCGACCTCACCGGGCACCATCTCCAGCACCACCGCGAAGGCGCCCGCCTCGGCGACCGCCCGGGCGTCGGCGATCACCTCCTCGGCGGTGTCGCCGCGGCCCTGGACCCGGTAGCCGCCCAGGGTGTGCTCGCTCTGCGGGGTGAAGCCGATGTGCGCCATCACCGGGATGCCGGCCCCGACGATGGCCTCGATCTGGGCCGCGCAGCGCCGGCCGCCCTCCAGCTTCACCGCGTGGCAGCCGCCCTCCTTCATGAACCGCACCGCGGTGCGCAGCGCCTGTGTCGGCCCCTCCTCGTACGAGCCGAACGGCAGGTCGCCGACGATGAGCGCGTGCCGGGTCGCCCGGACCACCGCCCGTACCAGGGGCAGCAGCTCCTCGGCGGTCACCGGCAGGGTGGTCTCGTAGCCGAAGACGTTGTTGGCCGCCGAGTCGCCGACCAGCAGCACCGGAATCCCCGCCTGGTCGAAGATCGAGGCGGTGTACTGGTCGTACGAGGTGAGCATCGCCCAGCGCTCGCCGCGCTCCTTGGCGGCGATCAGGTCGCGGGTGCGGACCCGCCGGGTGGCCGGCCCGCCGTACAGGGCGGTCACCTCGGTCGGGGTGGACTCCACCATGACTCTCTCCTTCCTCGAGGCCGCGTTCGCGGTCCCCGGGTTCCGCCGCGATCGTCGCATCGCGCGACCGGGCTGCGGCAGGGCGGAGTGGAGGATGTCACTCCCCGGCCGGCGGTGGCGGGCCGGGGACGAGGTCCGCTCAGCCGTGCTCGCGCCAGCGGTTGGTGATCGGTAGCCGGCGGTCCCGTCCGAACGCCTTCATGGAGATCTTGGTGCCGGGGGCGGACTGCCGCCGCTTGTACTCGGCGGTATCCACCATCCGCAGCACCTTGTCCACGACGGCCGGGTCGTGGCCGGACTCGATCAGGCCGTCCCGACCCAGGTCGCCGTCGACGTAGCCGATGAGGATCGGGTCGAGGACGTCGTAATCGGGCAGGGTGTCGCTGTCGAGCTGGCCGGGGCTCAGCTCGGCCGACGGCGGCTTGCCGATCGAGCTCTCCGGGATCGGCGGGGTCTCGCCGCGCCGCTCGGCGTCCGCGTTCCGCCACCGGGCCAGCCGCCAGATCAGCGTCTTCCACACGTCCTTGACCGGGTTGTAGCCGCCGACCGAGTCGCCGTACAGGGTGGAGTAGCCGACGGCCAGCTCGCTCTTGTTGCCGGTGGTGAGGACCAGGTGGCCCTCCTGGTTCGACAGCGCCATGAGGACCACGCCGCGGACCCGGGCCTGGAGGTTCTCCACCGCCACTCCGGACAGCGACATGTTGGCCAGGAAGGCGTCGACCATCGGCTGGATCGGCTGGATCCGGTAGTCCAGGCCGGTCCGCTTGGCCAGCTCCTCGGCGTCGGCTCGGGAGTGTTCCGACGAGTGCTGGCTGGGCAGCGAGACACCGGCCACCCGCTCCGGACCGAGCGCGTCGACCGCGATGGCTGCGGACACCGCGGAGTCGATGCCGCCGGAGAGGCCGAGCACCACGGACGGGAAGCGGTTCTTGTTGACGTAGTCGCGCAGGCCCAGCACCAACGCCTGCCACACCTCGGCCTCGTCGGCGACCGGCTCGATGATCCCGCCGATCGCCGGCTCGTCGGTGCGGGCCGGCGGGAGGATGTCGCCGAGGTTGGCCCGCACCACCCGCATCCCGTCGGCCAGCTCCTCGCCGTGGTCCACCGGTTCCTTCGCCGGGGGCAGGTCCACGTCCTGCACCAGCAGGTGCTCGACGAACTGCGGCGCGCGGGCGAGCAGCCTGCCGTCCGCGCTGACGATCATCGAGTCGCCGTCGTAGACCAGCTCGTCCTGGCCGCCGACCATGTTCACGTACGCGATGGCGGCCCCCGCCTCGGCGGCCCGGCGGCGGACCAGCGGCAGCCGGACGTCGTCCTTGTTCAACTCGTACGGCGAGCCGTTGATGTTGAGCACCAGCCCCACGCCGGCCTGCCGGGCCACCGCGAACGGGCCGCCGGCCTGCCAGAGGTCCTCGCAGATGGTCAGCGCGACGTCCACCCCGCCGATCCGGGCCACGGTGAGCGTGTCGCCGGGCACGAAGTAGCGGTCCTCGTCGAAGACGCCGTAGTTGGGCAGGTGGT
This sequence is a window from Micromonospora sp. NBRC 110009. Protein-coding genes within it:
- the panB gene encoding 3-methyl-2-oxobutanoate hydroxymethyltransferase, which translates into the protein MVESTPTEVTALYGGPATRRVRTRDLIAAKERGERWAMLTSYDQYTASIFDQAGIPVLLVGDSAANNVFGYETTLPVTAEELLPLVRAVVRATRHALIVGDLPFGSYEEGPTQALRTAVRFMKEGGCHAVKLEGGRRCAAQIEAIVGAGIPVMAHIGFTPQSEHTLGGYRVQGRGDTAEEVIADARAVAEAGAFAVVLEMVPGEVAKRITAELRIPTVGIGAGADTDAQVLVWQDMAGLRTGKAPRFVKRYADLAGVLTDATRRYAEEVRGGQFPAAEHTF
- a CDS encoding NAD+ synthase, giving the protein MPTLRLALCQVNPTVGDIAGNADLVRAWTRKAADAGAQLALFPELMLTGYPVEDLVFRRSFVAASRAALAGLAADLAADGLGDLPVLVGYLDADGPPQVSSDAVPGKGARNAAALLHRGAVAATYFKHHLPNYGVFDEDRYFVPGDTLTVARIGGVDVALTICEDLWQAGGPFAVARQAGVGLVLNINGSPYELNKDDVRLPLVRRRAAEAGAAIAYVNMVGGQDELVYDGDSMIVSADGRLLARAPQFVEHLLVQDVDLPPAKEPVDHGEELADGMRVVRANLGDILPPARTDEPAIGGIIEPVADEAEVWQALVLGLRDYVNKNRFPSVVLGLSGGIDSAVSAAIAVDALGPERVAGVSLPSQHSSEHSRADAEELAKRTGLDYRIQPIQPMVDAFLANMSLSGVAVENLQARVRGVVLMALSNQEGHLVLTTGNKSELAVGYSTLYGDSVGGYNPVKDVWKTLIWRLARWRNADAERRGETPPIPESSIGKPPSAELSPGQLDSDTLPDYDVLDPILIGYVDGDLGRDGLIESGHDPAVVDKVLRMVDTAEYKRRQSAPGTKISMKAFGRDRRLPITNRWREHG